One region of Carassius gibelio isolate Cgi1373 ecotype wild population from Czech Republic chromosome A1, carGib1.2-hapl.c, whole genome shotgun sequence genomic DNA includes:
- the LOC127964972 gene encoding E3 ubiquitin-protein ligase RNF38-like isoform X2, whose amino-acid sequence MGGVYHYHSEHACADATDKTEDSPSPKRPRLSQQSVLDFTSAPPSTPSPPIRPWELPPSRRPHPYPHPHYHPERCHTPARHRRSPPVRRQRGRRERLSRHHPPHGSPGGGQDENYRHPPHPHSLHPYGQPPSHPPPGLDEPRAFHPPTLSPRLLHPPQQGAMVMDLHEQLPQGTVPVSYTVSPVPPHGLPAPLCTGQHLPACSSQQQVPACSVVFSGQQHYPICSVPPPMLPACSVQHLPVPYAAFPSLLSSDPPFLLHPPHLSHHPPHLPTPGQFLPFQTQQSRSPLQRIENEVELLGDHLSVGGGFNYPHSGHPSPLPPSTPLQFLSHEPLPQELFGMPYPHFMPRRITGRRYRSQQAVPPPPYHPSLLPYFLSVLPVQPTAVGPTISLELDVDDGEVENYEALLNLAERLGEAKPRGLTKADIEQLPSYRFNPSNHQSEQTLCVVCMCDFESRQLLRVLPCNHEFHAKCVDKWLKANRTCPICRADASEVQRDSE is encoded by the exons ATGGGAGGAGTATACCACTATCATTCGGAGCATGCCTGTGCAGACGCCACTGACAAG ACGGAGGATTCTCCTAGTCCGAAGAGACCGCGTCTTTCCCAGCAGTCTGTACTGGACTTTACCTCTGCCCCTCCTTCCACTCCCTCGCCGCCAATCAGACCATGGGAGCTTCCGCCCAGTCGCAGGCCACACCCCTATCCCCACCCACACTACCACCCCGAGCGCTGCCACACACCTGCACGGCACAGACGCAG TCCTCCAGTGCGGCGTCAGCGTGGTCGACGAGAGCGTCTGTCACGGCATCACCCCCCTCATGGTTCCCCAGGTGGGGGGCAGGATGAAAATTACCGCCACCCTCCTCACCCACATTCGCTTCATCCCTATGGCCAGCCACCGTCCCACCCTCCACCCGGCCTTGATGAGCCCCGGGCCTTTCACCCCCCCACGCTCTCGCCCCGGTTGTTGCACCCTCCACAGCAGGGCGCCATGGTGATGGACCTCCATGAGCAG CTCCCTCAGGGTACGGTGCCGGTGTCATATACAGTTTCTCCAGTGCCGCCCCATGGTCTACCTGCCCCCCTGTGTACAGGACAGCATCTCCCAGCATGCTCTTCCCAACAGCAGGTGCCTGCCTGTTCTGTGGTCTTCAGCGGACAGCAACACTATCCAATCTGTAGCGTACCGCCTCCT ATGTTGCCGGCATGTTCTGTGCAGCATTTGCCAGTGCCGTATGCCGCGTTTCCTTCTCTTCTCTCTAGTGATCCACCCTTCCTGCTTCATCCTCCACATCTGTCTCATCATCCGCCACACCTGCCCACTCCTGGACAGTTCTTACCTTTCCAGACACAACAGTCTCGATCT ccgctGCAGAGGATAGAGAATGAGGTGGAGTTGTTGGGGGATCACCTGTCTGTAGGTGGAGGGTTTAACTATCCTCACTCGGGGCATCCTAGTCCTCTGCCCCCTTCCACTCCACTGCAGTTCCTCTCCCATGAACCCCTGCCACAGGAGCTCTTTGGAATG CCCTATCCACACTTCATGCCTCGACGAATCACAGGCAGGCGCTACCGCTCCCAGCaggccgtacctcctcctccttACCACCCAAGTCTGCTGCCCTACTTCCT ATCTGTTCTTCCAGTCCAGCCAACAGCAGTGGGTCCCACCATTAGCTTAGAGCTGGATGTCGATGATGGAGAGGTTGAGAATTATGAG GCCCTGTTAAACCTTGCCGAGCGTCTCGGAGAAGCGAAGCCTAGAGGTTTGACAAAGGCCGACATCGAACAGCTGCCTTCCTACAGATTCAACCCCAGCAACCATCAGTCTGAGCAGACTTT GTGTgtagtgtgcatgtgtgattttGAGTCTCGTCAGCTGTTGAGAGTACTGCCCTGTAATCATGAATTCCATGCCAAGTGTGTCGATAAATGGCTTAAG GCTAACAGAACCTGTCCTATTTGCCGAGCAGATGCATCTGAAGTCCAGCGGGATTCTGAGTGA